The Delphinus delphis chromosome 10, mDelDel1.2, whole genome shotgun sequence genome includes a region encoding these proteins:
- the KCNK5 gene encoding potassium channel subfamily K member 5, which produces MVDRGPLLTSAIIFYLAIGAAIFEVLEEPHWKEAKKNYYTQKLHLLKEFPCLGQEGLDKILQIVSDAAGQGVAITGNQTFNNWNWPNAMIFAATVITTIGYGNVAPKTPAGRLFCVFYGLFGVPLCLTWISALGKFFGGRAKRLGQFLTKRGVSLRKAQITCTAIFILWGVLVHLVIPPFVFMVTEEWDYIEGLYYSFITISTIGFGDFVAGVNPSANYHALYRYFVELWIYLGLAWLSLFVNWKVSMFVEVHKAIKKRRRRRKESFESSPHSRKALQVAGGAASKDVNIFSFLSKKEETYNDLIKQIGKKAMKTGGGGERVPGPGLGPQGGGLTALPTSLTPLVVYSKNRVPSLEEVSQTLRSKGHVSRPPGEEAGAGPPEEGSPTSEVLINQLDRISEEGEPWDAQDYHPLIFQNVSITFVNEEAGLSDEDTSKSSLEDNLAGEERPQEGATAEVPLNLGEFPSSDESTFTSTESELSVPYEQLMNEYNKANCPKGT; this is translated from the exons ATGGTGGACCGGGGCCCTCTGCTCACCTCGGCCATCATCTTCTACCTGGCCATCGGGGCGGCGATCTTCGAGGTGCTGGAGGAGCCGCATTGGAAAGAGGCCAAGAAAAACTACTATACGCAGAAACTGCATCTGCTCAAGGAGTTCCCGTGCCTGGGCCAGGAGGGCCTGGACAAGATTCTGCAG ATAGTATCTGATGCTGCAGGACAGGGTGTGGCCATCACAGGGAACCAGACCTTCAACAACTGGAACTGGCCCAACGCAATGATTTTTGCAGCCACGGTCATTACCACCATCG gctATGGCAACGTGGCCCCCAAGACCCCCGCCGGGCGCCTCTTCTGTGTCTTCTATGGTCTCTTTGGGGTGCCGCTCTGTCTGACATGGATCAGTGCCCTGGGCAAGTTCTTCGGGGGACGTGCCAAGAGGCTGGGCCAGTTCCTCACCAAGAGAGGCGTGAGCCTG CGCAAGGCGCAGATCACGTGCACGGCCATCTTCATCCTGTGGGGCGTGCTGGTCCACCTGGTGATCCCACCCTTCGTGTTCATGGTGACAGAGGAGTGGGACTACATCGAGGGCCTCTACTACTCCTTCATCACCATCTCCACCATCGGTTTCGGCGACTTCGTGGCCG GTGTGAACCCCAGCGCCAACTACCACGCCCTGTACCGCTACTTCGTGGAGCTCTGGATCTACCTGGGGCTGGCCTGGCTCTCCCTCTTTGTCAACTGGAAGGTGAGCATGTTTGTGGAGGTGCACAAGGCCATTAAGAAGCGGCGGCGGCGCCGGAAGGAGTCCTTCGAGAGCTCCCCACACTCCAGGAAGGCCCTGCAGGTGGCAGGGGGTGCGGCGTCCAAGGACGTCAACATCTTCAGTTTTCTGTCGAAAAAGGAGGAGACTTACAATGATCTCATCAAGCAGATCGGGAAGAAGGCAATGAAgacgggcgggggtggggagcgggTCCCAGGGCCGGGCCTGGGGCCCCAGGGGGGTGGGCTgacagccctgcccacctccctgacCCCCTTGGTGGTCTACTCCAAGAACCGTGTGCCCAGCCTGGAAGAGGTGTCCCAGACGCTGAGGAGCAAAGGCCACGTGTCTCGGCCACCAGGCGAGGAGGCCGGGGCGGGGCCCCCTGAGGAGGGCTCCCCGACCTCTGAGGTGCTCATTAACCAGCTGGACCGCATTAGCGAGGAGGGCGAGCCGTGGGACGCCCAGGACTACCACCCGCTCATCTTCCAGAACGTCAGCATCACCTTTGTGAACGAGGAGGCCGGCCTCTCGGACGAGGACACCTCCAAGTCCTCACTGGAGGACAACCTGGCTGGGGAGGAGAGGCCCCAGGAGGGGGCCACGGCCGAGGTGCCCCTGAACCTGGGCGAGTTCCCCTCGTCGGATGAGTCCACCTTCACCAGCACTGAGTCAGAGCTCTCCGTGCCTTACGAACAGCTTATGAACGAGTACAACAAGGCAAACTGCCCCAAAGGCACGTGA